One Scomber scombrus chromosome 1, fScoSco1.1, whole genome shotgun sequence DNA segment encodes these proteins:
- the zgc:158482 gene encoding long-chain fatty acid transport protein 2: METCISVLLATILIIPFALKTFTPYVWADILYVGELLRILVKFVSRRMRKPFFFVLDRFLEQTAAHPDKPFVVFEDESFTFADTDKRSNKIANALKSHPRYKAGDTVALFMGNEPAFMFTWLALAKLGSPVALLNYNIRTKCLLHCFNCCKAKVLIAAPELKEAVEKVLPSLSEKGVTVLLMTKHCDTSGLESFSDKVDHAADTPIPRSLRSHITFKSPAVYIYTSGTTGLPKAAVVNQNRLLTALAVLSSNGVSSTDVIYLNLPLYHTAGFIIGFIGSIETGSTIILKRKFSASQFWDDCRKYSVTVVQYIGEVIRYLCSTPQRENDKDHKVRLAIGNGVRAEIWREFLNRFGKIQVREFYASTEGNVGFVNYAGKIGAIGRVNFLHQKLFPYTLIKYDTERDETIRDANGLCIESAKGETGLLVSKITDIAPFIGYSQNEDQTERKRLRNVLKKGDLYFNTGDLMRIDKENFIYFQDRVGDTFRWKGENVATTEVSDILTISDCLKEANVYGVQVPGHEGRIGMAAVTEREGTQFDGIKIYNHVVSYLPSYARPRFIRIQNAVEVTGTFKQMKVKLVEENFDPGCIQDPLYILNDNEKSYVPLTAQIYTSIISGNIKL; the protein is encoded by the exons ATGGAAACATGTATTTCAGTCCTTTTAGCAACTATCCTCATCATACCATTCGCTCTGAAAACGTTCACACCTTATGTCTGGGCGGATATCTTGTACGTCGGAGAGCTGCTTCGGATTTTAGTGAAGTTTGTTTCGAGGCGAATGAGAAAacctttcttctttgttttggaTCGTTTCTTGGAGCAGACCGCTGCGCACCCAGACAAGCCCTTCGTTGTGTTTGAGGATGAGAGCTTCACATTCGCCGACACAGACAAGAGGAGCAACAAAATCGCCaatgcacttaagtctcacccTCGGTACAAAGCCGGAGACACCGTGGCTCTGTTCATGGGGAATGAACCAGCCTTCATGTTTACCTGGCTGGCTTTGGCTAAATTGGGCTCTCCTGTTGCTCTTCTCAATTACAACATCCGCACCAAGTGTCTGCTGCACTGCTTCAACTGCTGCAAGGCCAAAGTGCTGATTGCAGCCCCAG AGCTTAAGGAAGCAGTGGAAAAAGTGCTGCCCTCACTGAGCGAGAAGGGCGTCACCGTCCTCCTGATGACCAAACACTGTGACACATCTGGACTCGAGAGCTTCTCCGATAAAGTGGACCATGCAGCAGACACACCGATCCCTCGATCCCTCAGATCACACATCACATTCAAAAGTCCTGCAGTTTATATTTACACCTCTGGAACTACAG gtctCCCAAAGGCCGCTGTGGTCAATCAGAACCGCCTCCTAACAGCTCTGGCTGTTTTATCCTCAAATGGTGTGTCGTCTACTGATGTCATCTACCTCAACTTACCTCTGTACCACACAGCTGGATTCATTATAGGCTTTATTGGCTCCattgagacag GATCGACCATCATTCTGAAGAGAAAGTTTTCTGCCTCGCAGTTCTGGGATGACTGCAGGAAGTACAGTGTGACCGTCGTTCAGTACATAGGAGAAGTGATACGTTACCTCTGCAGTACACCacag agagaaaatgacaaagacCACAAAGTAAGACTGGCCATTGGCAATGGTGTCAGAGCAGAGATATGGAGGGAGTTTCTCAATCGCTTTGGGAAGATTCAGGTCAGAGAGTTTTATGCCTCCACTGAGGGAAATGTGGGATTTGTCAACTACGCGGGGAAAATAGGAGCTATTGGACGGGTCAACTTTTTGCATCAg AAGCTGTTTCCCTACACCCTTATCAAgtatgacacagagagagatgagacgATTCGAGATGCTAACGGCCTCTGCATAGAGTCAGCCAAAG GTGAAACAGGACTGCTGGTGTCGAAGATCACAGATATCGCCCCTTTTATTGGCTACTCCCAGAATGAAGACCAAACGGAGAGGAAAAGGCTTCGTAACGTTCTCAAGAAGGGAGATCTTTACTTCAACACTGGTGACCTAATGAGGATCGATAAAGAGAACTTCATTTACTTTCAGGATCGTGTTGGTGACACATTCAG GTGGAAAGGTGAGAATGTGGCCACGACTGAAGTGTCCGACATCCTGACTATCAGTGATTGTCTCAAAGAGGCCAACGTTTATGGAGTCCAAGTGCCAG GGCATGAGGGGCGGATAgggatggcagctgtcactgaGAGGGAAGGCACCCAGTTTGatggaataaaaatatataaccaTGTGGTTAGTTACCTACCGTCGTATGCCCGACCACGCTTTATAAGGATACAG AATGCCGTAGAGGTGACGGGGACTTTCAAGCAGATGAAGGTGAAGTTAGTGGAGGAGAATTTTGATCCAGGATGTATCCAGGACCCCCTCTACATCCTTAATGATAATGAGAAGAGTTATGTGCCGCTGACGGCTCAGATCTACACCTCTATCATATCAGGAAACATCAAACTATGA
- the hdc gene encoding histidine decarboxylase translates to MYLIPAEIHTKRIARFTAEEYNRRGKELVDYITQYLSTIRERRVIPDVKPGYMRDLLPDTAPAEPEDWENIFNDIERVIMPGVVHWQSPHMHAYYPSLTSWPSMLGDMLADAINCVGFTWASSPACTELEIHVMDWLCKALGLPSFFLHHHSDSRGGGILQSTVSESTLVALLAARKDKILQLRAELDHDIDDSVLNSRLVAYASDQAHSSVEKAGLISLVKIRFLPTDENLSLRGNTLKQAIQEDRRMGLVPFMLCATLGTTGVCAFDKLSELGPVCAEEGLWLHVDAAYAGSAYFCPELRSSLEGIEFAQSFVFNPSKWMMVHFDCTAFWVRDKYKLQQTFNVDPVYLRHENSQSATDFMHWQIPLSRRFRSLKLWFVMRSFGLNNLQAHIRHGIEMAKLLESQIRSDPNFEVPAERNLGLVVFCLKAGNASTQELLRRLTLSGTMYLIPAEIHTKRIIRFTVTSQYTTANDILRDWGIISKMASDLVAEIQLLDNAVQPKLEDDEVIGSEENYDPNSDTRSEETEDTTSKMDTAQVELWIDKAWNPTRRAMRSLSCNSEPLPYTCIGPLSGYDFETRPCSKDSAVVLSTPPITGAGPLLKITEMPSNLVGKQVLKKLTKFNSVPSFCNQWVQCGRHQLCCPLKVSQTAQKHLSSTCIRMNCMSSSPIANTAPSPTPLETATAPQLSQ, encoded by the exons ATGTACCTCATCCCTGCAGAAATTCACACCAAACGCATCGCCCGATTTACG gCTGAGGAATACAATCGTAGAG GTAAGGAGTTGGTGGACTACATCACGCAGTACCTGAGCACTATCAGGGAGAGGAGGGTGATTCCTGATGTGAAACCGGGCTACATGAGGGACCTTCTCCCTGACACTGCACCTGCAGAGCCAGAGGACTGGGAGAATATCTTCAACGACATCGAGAGAGTCATCATGCCAGGT GTGGTTCACTGGCAGAGTCCTCATATGCATGCCTATTACCCCAGTCTGACTTCATGGCCCTCTATGCTCGGGGACATGTTGGCTGATGCCATCAACTGTGTTGGATTCACCTGG GCCTCCAGTCCTGCTTGTACGGAGTTGGAAATTCATGTGATGGACTGGCTGTGTAAAGCCCTGGGgctcccctccttcttcctgcATCACCATTCTGACAGCAGAGGTGGAGGCATACTTCAG AGCACAGTGAGTGAGAGTACACTGGTGGCTCTGCTGGCAGCCAGGAAAGACAAAATTCTGCAGCTGCGGGCTGAGCTCGACCACGACATTGACGACTCTGTCCTAAATTCAAGACTGGTGGCTTACGCTTCAGATCAG GCCCATTCCTCAGTTGAGAAGGCAGGGCTGATCTCTCTGGTGAAGATCAGATTTCTGCCCACTGATGAGAACTTGTCTCTGAGAGGAAACACTTTGAAACAAGCCATACAAGAAGACAGGAGGATGGGACTGGTCCCTTTTATG CTGTGTGCCACTTTGGGAACTACTGGAGTGTGTGCCTTTGACAAGCTATCTGAACTGGGACCAGTGT gTGCAGAGGAGGGACTCTGGCTCCATGTGGACGCTGCATATGCTGGCTCAGCCTACTTCTGTCCTGAGCTGCGCTCGTCCCTGGAGGGCATTGAATTTGCACAGTCTTTTGTCTTCAACCCCTCCAAGTGGATGATGGTTCATTTTGATTGCACTGCTTTTTG GGTAAGGGATAAATATAAGCTCCAACAGACGTTTAATGTTGATCCTGTGTACCTGAGACATGAAAACTCACAATCAGCCACCGATTTCATG caCTGGCAAATTCCTCTCAGCCGACGTTTCCGTTCTCTCAAACTCTGGTTTGTCATGCGTTCCTTCGGACTGAATAACCTCCAGGCTCATATCAGACAT GGTATTGAGATGGCAAAGCTCTTGGAGTCTCAGATAAGGAGTGATCCAAATTTTGAGGTTCCTGCTGAGAGGAACCTTGGCCtggttgttttctgtctgaaa GCAGGAAATGCTTCAACCCAGGAGCTGTTGAGGAGACTGACCCTATCTGGCACCATGTACCTCATCCCTGCAGAAATTCACACCAAACGCATCATCCGATTTACAGTGACCTCACAGTACACCACTGCCAATGACATCCTTAGAGACTGGGGAATTATCTCCAAAATGGCTTCCGATCTTGTGGCTGAGATACAGCTGCTCGATAATGCAGTCCAGCCAAAACTAGAAGATGATGAGGTAATAGGATCTGAAGAAAACTACGACCCCAACTCTGACACCAGGTCTGAGGAGACCGAGGATACTACCTCCAAGATGGACACGGCTCAAGTGGAGCTGTGGATTGACAAGGCTTGGAATCCAACTCGGAGAGCAATGCGCTCTCTGAGCTGCAACAGCGAGCCTCTGCCTTACACTTGCATTGGTCCCCTGTCTGGCTACGACTTTGAAACAAGGCCTTGTTCTAAAGATTCTGCAGTTGTCCTCTCTACGCCTCCAATAACAGGGGCTGGCCCGTTGCTTAAGATTACTGAGATGCCTTCAAATCTTGTGGGTAAACAGGTGCTGAAAAAGCTGACAAAGTTCAACAGCGTGCCCAGTTTCTGCAACCAGTGGGTGCAGTGTGGTCGGCACCAGCTGTGCTGCCCTCTGAAGGTTTCACAGACAGCTCAAAAACACTTGTCCTCCACCTGCATAAGAATGAACTGTATGTCTTCCTCTCCCATAGCCAATACAGCACCCTCTCCTACTCCACTGGAAACTGCCACTGCACCTCAGCTCTCGCAATGA
- the LOC133984965 gene encoding long-chain fatty acid transport protein 2-like: MIAYILYTTLAGLAVLPLFLYLRNPYLMNDINYAITALRIARKISKFKTHKPFYSILDCFLDNVAKLPHKKFLVFEESSFTFSQADKESNKVARALSTHAHLKEGDTVAVFLENEPMFVWIWLGLAKLGCTAALLNYNIRSKSLLHCFSCCEAKVLIAGAGLRDAVEEVLPTLKQQGARVFILSEDCDLDGVENLSDKIQQASDQPVSLHLRANIHIKSPALYIYTSGTTGLPKAAVINHERIWMASFLQSIAGVRSDDVVFVYLPLYHSAGFLMGLCGAIEKGITIVLKRKFSASQFWNDCRKYNVTVIQYIGEIMRYLCNTPKRDNDKDHKVRLALGNGIRSDTWADFLQRFGDIHICECYGATEGNIGFVNYAGKIGAIGREHFLHKMACPYKLIRYDTEKEEPVKDSRGFCIEIPTGETGLLVAKIGEKTPFSGYARNKQQTEKKKLRNVFVKGDLYFNSGDLLKIDDEGFVFFQDRIGDTFRWKGENVATTEVADNMLMVDCIEEANVYGVKVPGHEGRIGMAALTLKENMDFDGKATYQYVKKCLPSYARPRFIRIQDALALTGTFKQMKVKLCEEGYNPAVIKDSLFYLEDNNGYVPMTQEIYNSIKDGKIRL; the protein is encoded by the exons ATGAttgcatatattttatataccaCTCTTGCAGGTTTGGCAGTTTTGCCGTTATTCCTTTACTTAAGAAACCCTTACCTTATGAACGATATAAACTACGCCATTACAGCTCTTCGCATCGCCAGGAAAATAAGCAAATTCAAGACGCACAAACCGTTTTACAGTATTTTGGATTGTTTTCTGGACAACGTGGCGAAGCTGCCGCACAAGAAGTTTCTGGTTTTCGAGGAGAGCTCCTTCACGTTCAGCCAAGCAGATAAAGAGAGCAACAAAGTGGCCAGAGCCTTATCGACGCATGCCCACTTGAAGGAAGGAGACACAGTGGCCGTCTTTCTGGAAAACGAGCCTATGTTTGTGTGGATCTGGCTCGGACTGGCCAAACTGGGGTGCACAGCTGCCCTGCTCAACTACAACATCAGGTCCAAATCTCTGCTGCACTGCTTCTCCTGCTGTGAAGCCAAAGTCCTGATTGCTGGTGCAG GCTTGCGAGATGCGGTAGAGGAGGTGTTGCCCACCTTGAAGCAGCAGGGCGCCCGTGTGTTCATCCTCAGTGAGGACTGTGATTTGGATGGTGTCGAAAACCTCTCTGACAAGATTCAGCAGGCTTCGGACCAACCTGTGTCGCTTCACCTGAGGGCCAACATTCACATTAAGAGCCCCGCTCTGTACATCTACACCTCAGGAACCACAG GACTTCCTAAAGCAGCTGTAATTAACCACGAGAGAATATGGATGGCATCTTTTCTTCAGTCTATTGCTGGCGTACGTTCAGACGATGTCGTCTTCGTGTACCTGCCTCTTTACCACAGTGCTGGCTTTCTGATGGGACTTTGTGGAGCCATAGAAAAAG GCATCACTATCGTTTTAAAACGGAAATTCTCTGCCTCCCAATTCTGGAATGACTGTAGAAAGTACAATGTGACGGTCATTCAGTACATAGGAGAGATTATGCGCTACCTCTGCAACACACCAAAG AGAGACAATGACAAGGATCATAAAGTCCGATTGGCTTTGGGGAATGGAATAAGATCAGATACCTGGGCTGATTTCCTGCAACGGTTTGGGGACATTCACATCTGTGAATGCTATGGAGCAACAGAGGGAAATATTGGCTTTGTCAACTATGCTGGGAAAATTGGAGCTATTGGCAGAGAGCATTTTCTCCATAAA ATGGCATGCCCGTACAAACTCATAAGGTAcgacacagagaaagaggagcCGGTCAAAGACTCTAGAGGATTTTGTATTGAGATCCCCACAG GAGAGACTGGTTTGTTGGTGGCGAAGATTGGAGAGAAAACCCCGTTCAGCGGCTACGccagaaacaaacagcagacggagaagaagaagctgagaaatgtgtttgtgaaggGAGACCTCTACTTTAACAGTGGCGACCTTCTGAAGATAGACGACGAGGGATTTGTCTTCTTTCAAGACCGCATTGGAGACACTTTCAG GTGGAAAGGAGAAAATGTGGCAACCACAGAGGTGGCTGATAATATGCTCATGGTAGATTGTATTGAGGAGGCTAATGTCTATGGTGTGAAGGTGCCAG GACATGAGGGGAGAATTGGAATGGCAGCACTGACgctaaaagaaaacatggaCTTTGACGGCAAAGCCACATATCAGTATGTCAAAAAATGCCTCCCCAGCTATGCAAGGCCACGCTTCATTCGCATACAG GATGCGCTGGCATTGACTGGGACATTTAAGCAAATGAAGGTGAAGCTGTGTGAGGAGGGCTACAACCCTGCCGTCATCAAGGACTCTTTGTTCTACCTGGAGGACAATAATGGCTACGTACCCATGACCCAGGAGATATACAACTCCATCAAGGATGGAAAAATCAGGCTTTGA